The DNA sequence AGCAATTCATCAGTATTTTTTATAAGAATGATTTTAGAAAATAAATTTTGATGCTGATAATAAAGGTCAGCCAATTGAGAGAGCCTTACCGTAGGAAAATTGGGAGGCCGTAATCGCAAAAATTTAGGACGAAAATTGATATCAGATATCTGGTATTTTACTTTTACAAAATCAAACTCTCTTTTCCAGATTTCCATTTGTTCATCCTGGGGACTATCAAGCCATCCGGAAATCCCAAATAATAATGCTTCCATCTGAAATTTATTTTGTCGGATCTTATTGATGATGCTGTGATCAATGCTTTCGGCAATCTGTCTGAAAATAAAGGCATTTACTTTTAATCCAAATGAATACGCAAGGCTCTGAAATAATACAGCTTCAAAATTATTTTTAGATTGTTCTAAATTTTTTTCCAGTTCTTGAGATTTAGAATCCAGTTTTTTTAGAATATTTTCTTCGTGAAAGTTAATGGGAATACTGTTGATATTGAATATGCCTTCACAAGGAATGAAATGATCCTCAGTAATCAGTTTTTCATATTTCCAGAGGATATTCTCATCGATAAAATTTTTCAGTTCGAGTGTAGGGATTTTTCTATCATTAAATTCTTCAATTTCTACATCATTTTGAAAGACGACATGCAGAATTATATTTTGATAATTTGGATCTTTAGAGTGATTGTGAAAGATCCAGTCAGAAGACTTAACATGCAATTCTATATTTCCGCTTAAGACTAAGTTGTTGGTTTTGATTGTTGCAAATAAAAAATCTGGTCCTGCATCAGTATTCCATTTTCCAAAATTAATCACTTCAATAGCGTTTCCTTCAATATCCTTGAAGTCAAAATTTTTGAAAACCTTAAAGTTCCAAAGATATTGAAGTAATTTTTCCGTCATTGTGTTGTTGGATAAATATAATTGAAATATTATATTTCTAAGCCCATTTCTTAAAATTTTTGCTTGCTTTTTTGCATTTTCAGAAATTTGAAGGATTTATGACTTTAAATTAAACTTAATACCTTTTTTTTTCTGCTGTTCTCTTCAGTTTAGTGAAAATAATGGAGGATTTGTGGAGAAGTTTTTAAGGTATATGTTGCTTTATTCTTTAGAACAAAAAAAGGCTCAGATCACTGATCTAAGCCTTAGGTTTATTTTGATATCTCCTTATCAGGATCTTTTTTGACTATGCTTGAGTCAGTTCATTTTTAAAGTTAGCGATGGTTGTTGTGTACATTTCCTCATAAATAGGAAGTACATTTTTTAAATCAAATTTGATAGCCTGCTCTTTTGCATTGGCTTTCATTTTGGATAAAAGCTCATCATTGCTTAATAGCTTAATGGTGTAATTACTCATAGCTTCCACATTTCCTATCTCTGCTAAGAAACCTGTTTCTCCCTGGATATTAACCTCTGGAATTCCTCCTGCATTAGAACTGATAACAGGCGTGTATGCTGCCATTGCTTCTAAGGCGGCTAAACCAAAACTTTCCTGCTCAGAAGGAAGTAAGAATACATCTGAAAGCTGAAGGATTCTGTACAGGTCATTCACTTTTCCAAGAAGACGGATTTTAGAAATCAAATCTGGGTTTTCTTCCAGGAATTGATTAACTTTTTCCATATCAGGACCTTCTCCAATAATGATCAATTTAGATTTCACCTTCTTATGAACATTCTTGAAGATCTGAAGAACTTCATCTACACGTTTTACCGGACGTAAATTAGACACGTGAATCAATATTTTTTCATCAGGGTCAGCAAATTGTGTTCTCTGGCACTCATTGCATTCATCGAATTCAGAATTATCGATGAAGTTCGTGATCACCTGAATAGGTTTTTTAATGTTGAAAAACTGTAGAGTATCTTTTTTTAAACTTTCAGATACAGAAGTAATTGCATCAGATTTATTGATCGAAAATTCTACAGCATGTTTGTAACTTGGATGCTGCCCGACTAAGGTAATATCAGTACCATGCAGAGTCGTTACCAAAGGAATATCATTATTATCTTCTTTCAGCATTTGTTTGGCCGTAAATGCTGCATAAGCATAAGGAATCGCATAATGCGCATGCAGTAGATCCAGTTTATATAGATTCACAACCCTATAGATCATGGAACTTAATGCAATATCATAGGGTTGATACTGGAAGAGCGGATACGTCTGTACATTGACCCTATGGAAAAAAATATTAGGATTTGTGATATCTAGTCTTGCAGGAAGAGCGGAACTTATGAAGTGAACTTCATAACCTTTATTAGCAAGAGACATTCCCAGTTCTGTTGCTACGATACCACTTCCGCCGTATGTTGGATAGCAAAGTATGCCTATTTTCATTGGATTATTATTGTTTTGATGTTGTAAATATAGTTGAGTTCACTTTTGTATCAGAAGCCATCGTTGAATTTAGATCAATACCCATTCCGGCTTTTAGCTGATCGTTAATTAATACGGGAAGTCTTCCCCATATTTTTGTTTTTCCCATTAAAGCGTTTGCAGTTGCAACCATTGAATCATCATTGTTTTCGTAAGAAACAAGGACCGTGGAAACTTTTGAAATATCAATATCCTTCAATGCGTAGGCACTTCCAAATACATTTAGTATGACTTTTTGATTTTTGGTTAGATCAGCTAGGATCCTTTTTGATTCTGCTGAAATTTTATAAGGTTTGTAAGCTGTAGAATTATCTTTATGCAAACCAACAATTACTGTAGAATTAGAAGGTATTGAATTAATTTCTCCAGCTTTTTTAATAATGACAGTAGAACCTAGTTGATTAGCAAATGTTTGATAGGGAGCTTCTTCCAGGGGAACATAGTAAATTTGTTTTCCTTTCAGTGGAAGTAGTTTTTGTTCATCCTTTAATAAAGTAAGTGCATTAGAATAAAGATTTTGAACTAAAACTTTATGTGAATCATTATTCAGATCACCGTTAATATTTTCAGGATTTTTTGGACTGTACTTTTCCAGGCCTAAATAGTATTTGGTGAGGAGTATTTTTTTAACACTTTCTTCAACTCTGGATTGTGAAATTTCTCCATTGTCAATAGCTTTTTGTATTAATTTTTTTCCTTCTGATACACCTTGAGAGAAAAGCATAATATCATTTCCAGCTTTGAATGCCAATGCATCCAGCTCTCCAGGTTTATATTTATTGGCGACAGCACCCATATTAAGAGCATCGGTAATAATAAGCCCTTTGTATCCTAATTTTTCTTTTAAAAGACCTGTGATGATATTTTTAGAAACTGAAGCGGGAATTCCTTTTCCTGACTCTAAGGTTGGAACATACAAATGGGCAACCATTACACCACCAATGCCTTTATTCATCAATGCTTTAAAAGGTGCTAATTCAACGGCATTTAGCCGGTCTAGTTGATGGGAAACCACAGGCAAATCTAAATGCGAATCCGTATTGGTATCACCATGTCCGGGAAAGTGTTTGATAGCCGCAAGTATGTTGTTATCCTGTAGTCCATTGGAATAGGCTAATGCAGAATTGATGACATTATCCACTTCAGAGCCAAAGCTTCTGTTTCCAATAATTGGGTTGTTAGGATTAGTGTTAACATCCACAACTGGAGCAAAATCCCAGTTAATTCCCATTCTTTTGCAATCTTCAGCAATTTTGGAAGACATCTGGTAAATAAGATTTTTATCCTGAATAGCTCCCAACGTCATTGCCCATGGAAATTTATGTGCAGCTGCGATTCTTTGAAACAACCCCCACTCGGCATCCATTCCAATCATTAAAGGAACTTTCGATTTTTGTTGAAACTCATTAACCAATGCAATTTCCCTTGCTGCGTCATCCTGCATTAAGATCAGTCCGCCGATCTTATCATTGGTGACAATATTTCTTACCTGGCTAATATGGCCTTCATCTTTGTTGGTATAAAGGGCAACAATGAAAAGTTGTCCTAATTTTTCATCCTGAGAAAGAGAATTATAAGTCTTATCAACCCATTGGTTGGCTTTGCTTACCTCAGACTGAGAAATGCCCTTTGGAAGATACTGGGCAGTGATTTTTGAAGTGGCAAATAAGAATATGAAGAGGGAAGTGCAAACTATTTTGTTCATAACTTTTGAATAAGAACAAAAATACAATTAAAAAAATCATCATAATGGATGTTTTTGAGTTTTTTGGTATATGTTTTGGATGTGCTTTATAAATAATATTAAAACTTTTATAAAAATGAAAAAATTTCTTCCAATCCTTCTATTAGCTTTTGTCAGCTTATTTATTTTTAGCTGTGATAAAGACGATGATAATAATAATTTTGTAGATAATGACACGGTGGGTACCGCTTTTGATATTACACCGACTTTCACAAGAACTGATGACAATTTATATCAGTATTCTGATGCATTTAATAGTCCTTTAGTACAATCTGATGTAGTATTGATCTATTTACAAACTGGTCTTACCAATAACAACTCCCCAATCTGGAGATTACTTCCATATACATTCTTTACTAATAATAATGTAGCTGTGGATTATTCATTTGATTTCAGCAAATTTGATATTGGTATTAATGTAAATTCTACTTTAAATTTAACTACGAATCCAACATACTACACAAATAAGAGATTTAGAGTTGTAATACTACCTGCCAATACTGGTAAAAATGGTGCTAAAAGTGCTAATGCAAAAAATGCAGCAACTCCTGTAGACTATAATGATTACTATAGTGTAATTAAATATTACAATATTGACGAGTCTAAAATTAAGACTAGAAATTAAGATATATCTTTTCAGTTTTTTTATAATTAAAAAAGGCTCCGGAATTTATTCCGGAGCCTTTTATTTATTTTATCTTAATTATCATTGTCATCGAGAAGATGCCCAAAATAATCTTTCTTTGTCTTTAAATATCCTCTGCTGATATCATTAGCCGGGATTTGTAAAGGAATCCTTGAATTAAGGTGAATATTGCTTTCTGTAACATATTTTACCTTTTCCGGATTGTTGGTGAGAAGATTAATATCTTTTACTTCCAGTACATTTAAAATTTCAATGGCTACATTAAAATTCCTGTCGTCTGCCGGAAGTCCAAGCTGAAGATTAGCTTCTACGGTATCGAATCCTTTTTCCTGTAAAGAATACGCTTTTAGTTTATTGATAATTCCAATGTTTCTTCCTTCCTGACGAAGGTAAACAATAACCCCTCCATTTTCATGGATATATTTCATCGCAGCATCTAATTGCTGCCCACATTCACATTTTTTTGAATGGAAGACTTCGCCGGTAATACATTCTGAGTGGAAACGTACATTAACTGGTTTTGAAAAATCGGTATTTTCAGCAATGATTGCCATATGAGGCATCCAGTCATTTTCGTTTTCAGAGAAAGCGATCATTCGGAAAGTTCCATGTTCTGTAGGAACGTTTGCTTCCGCTTGAATTTTAATCATTAATAAGGTAGTTGAACTAGTTTTTAATTTCCTTTTAGAGAATCCTCAATAATAGAAATATTGGTTTTTAATCTTACCAGATATCTGTTGAGAATCTCATCATCATCTTTTGGAAGGTTCTGCCTTAGTTTCTGAATTTTTTTATAGGATTTTTCAAAGCTTTTAATTGCTCTGTTCTTTCCTGATATATTATTTGCATCTATTGCATATAAGTAATTCTGTAAACTGTATTTAAGAGAAACTACCTCTTCATTTACACTGATAGTTTTAAAATTAGGAAAGGTGGAAATTAAATTCGATATCTCAGAAGCATTTACATTTTCTTTGATGTTAATGTCTATGCTTTTCTTAAGTCCTCTGTCAGAATCTGAACCTTTTGCTTCACTATAAAAACTATTAGACAACGGAGAAAAATTTAATTTTTCCGTTGCACAAGAAGAAGTTAGTATAAACAGTATTCCAAAAAAAAATAATCTTTTCATTTTTGTTGCCCCTTTTGATAAAGGATTGGGTTAAGACTTTCATCGTTATACATTTTCATTTGTTTGTATACTTTCATCTTAACATCACCGTTTTCAATATCAGTAAGCAACTGATTAATAGAAGTTGATAGATCTTCTTTCTGAATAAGAAGCACATCTAATTTTGCCTGGCAATTTAATCGATGTTCTTCTGAAGCAGATGTTCTATTTGCTTCTAATGACATGTGATAAACCTTTAACGCAAGTATTGATAGTCTGTCTACAGCCCAAGCGGGTGTTTCCGTATTTATCTTTGCATCAGGTTTAGGAGTTACATTTTTAAATTTATTAAGAAACCAGCTGTCAATAAACTCCACTAAATCAGTTCTTTGCTGATTAGAAGCATCTATTGTTCTCTTTAATTGAAGAGCTTCAACCGGATTAATATTTTCATCTCTAATTATATCTTCCAAATGCCATTGAACGGTATCAATCCAGTTCTTTGCGTACAAAATTCGTTCCAAACTGTCTTTTTCGAAAGGATTATTAATTAGATTGTTGACGTCATCAAATACGTGGTAGTCTTCAATAGATTGATTGAAGACTTTCCATGCAGTCTCTGTGAAATTCATTAATTCTGAAGAATTTAGTTGCTTGAAGGGTTATTGGTCGAAGAGTTTTTGTTATCAGATGGATTTTTATCCTCTTCTTTTACTGCATCTTTAAATTCTTTGATCCCTGATCCAACTCCTCTCATTAATTCCGGAATTTTTTTACCTCCGAATAACAAAACAAGAAGAATTGCTACGATAAGGATGTGCTGCCATGATAAGGCAAGTATTGTTAATGTTTCCATTTCTAAATTTTTTACAAAGTTAGTCTTTTTTTAATAAGAAACCCACCCTAAAGGATCAACTGGTGTAGTTCCGTTCCATACCTGGAAATCAAGAGTATAAGAGCCATCAAAATCCTGTCCTACAGTACCTACAACAGTACCTGCTGAAACTTGCTGACCTTTGGAAACACTAACACTTCCCAAATTGGAGTAAATGGTGAAATAACTTCCATGTTTTAGCATAACGGTTTTTGTTCCATCACTGTTTGCTAACACTGAAGATACAGATCCTGGAAATACAGATTTTGCCCGGGTACCGGAAGGAACAGAAATTTTAATTCCATTATTCTCTTCATCAATATTTTTGAAAACCGGATGCGGATGTCTTCCAAAACGATGGGTGATCTGACCCTTGTCGACAGGGAAGCCCAGCTTACCTCTGTTCTCAGCAAAATTGTTTCCAGCAGCTGTAGACACTCCGAAGTTTGTCATTGCTTTAGATTCTGCTGCTTTTTTCTCGTCATCTTTTCTTTTCTCTAAAGCAGCTTCAGCGGCTTTCGCAGCGGCAAGTTTATTAGCCGCTTCTCTGGCTCTTGTATTCGCTTCGGAAGAGGCTTTTGCAGCTGCAATTTTTCGGGCTTCATCTCTTGCATTGGACTCTGCTCTTGCTGCTTCTTCTGTACGTTTTCTTTCTTCTTCGGCTCTTTTAGCAGCCAATTCAGCGGCTTTTTTAGCTTCAGCTTCCGCTAATTTTCGTTCTCTTTCTAATGCTTCGGCTTTTGCCCTGTTTTCGGCTTCAATTCTCGCTTTTTCTTTTTCAGCAGCAATTTTAGCCAAACGAATTTTTTCAGCTTCAGCTTTTCTTCTGGCTTCTTCTTCAGCTTTTGCAATTCTTATTTCTTCGGCTATAATGCTTCTGATCTGTCCTTCAAGAGCTTTAGACTGAACCTGTTTTTGTTTAAGTTCAGCAGTTAGTTTTGATTCGTTCTTCTTGAAATCTGCAACAAGCTGTTCTTTTTGTGCTCTTTCAACATTTATTGTTGTCAAATCCTTTTGTTGATTGACCAAAAGCTGCTGCTTGTCTGTAACTGATTTTTGTCTTTGGGCGATTGTTTTTTTGATCTGATTGGCTGCATCTGTAATTTCGTTAGCCTTTTTATCCTGATAATCCGAATATTCCTTAAGATATTGAACTCTTCGAATAGCTTCACCCAGGTTTTTAGCAGAGAGAATAAAGGTTACTTTATTTTGTACTCCTTTATTTTTATAAGCATTGACTAAAACTTCAGCGTAATTTTTTCTAAGCACCGCCAATTCTCTATTTTGCCTGTTGATTTCCAACTGACGAAGATAGATGTCATCTTCGATGAATCTCTTTTCTTTTTGAGTATTAGCGTAAACTTTTTCTCTTAAAGTTAATTTTTTATTGATGTTATTTAGATAAGCTATAGAAAGTTTAGATTCGTTTCTAGTTTTAGCGAGATCGGAATTTATTTGAGTGATTTGTTTTTTAAGTTCAGCATTTTGCTTTTGTAATTGCTCCTTGTTTTGCTGCCCGTTGTGCAATCCGAACAATAAAATACCTATTAAAAAGCTAAATTTTTTAATCATTTAATTTCAATTTTCTTATAATTGGCTGGGACTGAATAGGCCACTTCCATCTTCGAAAAATCAAATTTCGTATTTTCTAATAAAATCTGGCTGGTTTTTGAACCTTTTATAATTATTTTAACATTTTTTGGTAGACGAATTTTATTATATTCATCCCAATTGCTGTATGAAATTTCAAGTTGATCTGGTGATAGAACATCTTTCAGTTGAACACTTAATAAATCATAGTTTTCATCGTATTGTAAAGAAATTTTATACTCTCTTGTTTTTTCTTCGGTGACGATTTTCTGATTTACAGATGATACCAACTGATAGCCCTGGGCATTTTTTGTAAGTGTAAATTGGGAATCACTGATTTTGACAAAGGTTCTACCCATTAAAATTTTTTCCAGAGATTTGTAATCTATGAAATTAACGTTCAATAAATGATTTAAATATTCAAAATCAGAATCTATATACGATTTACTGGTCCTGTCAAATCCTTTTACTCCTTCAGGTGTTGCTAGTCCTCTTGCTGCATTGATAAACAAGACGGATAAATTCATCCATACTTTCTTATTGTTTTCGATATAGATCGTTGCGTCAAGCGTAGGAACGAAATTTCCTGTTTCTACATTTACTTTGCTGTTAATTTTGATCTGATCAAATTGTGGTGGGATTAATACATGTTCATAAAATGTAAGTTTATCCCTTACCGGCTCACCTGCATCTTTTGGATTGTTATTGTTCTCGGTTGTGATACTGTCTTTAATACCCCCATTATTATTTTTGGAAGCATTTCGGGTTTTACAGGATGACAAAAGAAGAAGCAATAAAACGAATGGGATCCAATTTTTCATGTATTTATCTTTTTCGATTAAAATAATACTTTGCAATATTAACGCCAAACCACACAAAACATTTTGTGTGGTTTGGGTATATTTACTGTGATTTCTACTTTTTTATTTAGACAAGAAATCTAAAACAGAATAATCACCTAAAGAAATTTCTCTTGCAACTCCAAAATACTGTGCAGAATTACCAATCATAGAGTTTGATAAATTTCCATGATTGATCTTTGTATTTTCCTGGATCAGGGAGTTTTCAATATTTGAATTTACGATTACTGTATTGTTGCCCAATGAAACACCTGGACCTATTTTGGAATTTGAAATTCTTACATTTTCCCCAATAAAGCAAGGCTGAATAATTAAAGAGTTTTCAATAACTGCTGAAGTAGGATAGTGAGACATTTCTTCTTTTTCATACGCAAGAATTTTGCTGTTTGTTTCTACGGTAGCATTTTTGTTTCCACAGTCCATCCAGTCATTTACTTTTCCAAGGGTGAATTTAGCTCCCTTAGATCTAAGGTTTTCCAATGCTGTTGTCAATTGGTATTCCCCACCATTTTTGATATTATTATCCATGATGTAATTGATTTCATTCATCAGTTTCTCAGCACTGTTGAAATAATAGATACCGATAATGGCCAGATCCGAAACAAAAGTCGTTGGTTTTTCAACAAAATCTGTAATGAAACCATAGTTGTCTAATTTAACAACACCAAATGCTGATGGATCTTCTACGCTTTTCACCCAGATCACACCATCCGAATTTTTATCTAACTGGAAATCTGCTCTGAAAAGAGTATCTGCAAATGCAATGACCACATCTCCCTGCATGGAATCTTCTGCACATTTTATAGCGTGGGCTGTTCCAAGGGGGTCGTTTTGATAATAAATACTTCCCTTTGCTCCTAGTTTTTCAGCGATCTGGATCAGTGACTTTTCAATCTCTGCACCAAAATCTCCAATGATAAAGGCTACTTCTTCGATGTTTTCACCAGCAACTTTAGCGATATCTTCTACCAATCTTTGTACGATAGGTTTTCCTGCAATAGGAATAAGAGGTTTTGGAACAGTAAGTGTATGTGGACGTAATCTGGAACCACGTCCAGCCATTGGTACAATAATTTTCATAAATTATATTAAGGTATTTTAGTTGTTTTTGTTTTGATTTTTTATGACGAAGATAATTTAGCCAAATGATAAGAATACTTGTATTATTTTAAATAATCGTTTAATTTTTTCAAGTTCAGTAGCATCAAATTAGAGACCAAAGTTTAATTTTTTCTAATTCTTGATAGTAACATATCTTTTTCTGTGTAGATTAAAATTCCAATAAAAATTAGAAATAATAAATTACTCATTAAGATATTATAATTGAGATATTTCACAATGATAAAACTAAAAACGCCAAGCAATATCAGAAAGAAAGACATTTTTTTCATTCTGTAAGGTATTGGGTAATACTTCTGGCCTAATAAATAAGACACAATCATCATGATAACGTATGCTCCAAAAGTAGCCCATGCAGAACCAATTACACTATGGTAATATTTTAATGCTAAAAGGTTGAAAGCAATGTTTATACCGGCTCCAAGCCATGAAATAATAGTTCCAACACTAGTTTTGTCTGTTACCTTATACCATGTGGAAAAGTTATAATATATTCCGAAACAAAGGTTGGCAAGTACGATAATCGGAATGATGTCTATTGCAATCCAATAGGATTTGTTGGGAATGAAAACATCTTTCAGCCATGCAATATTAGCAATGATTCCTAAAGCAACGGCACACGCAAAAAATGCAAAATATTCTGCTACTTTGGCATACGTTTTTTTGGCATCGCCTTTATCCATTTGTTTAAAAAAGAAGGGTTCAATACCCATTCGATATGCTGTAACGAATAATGTCATGAGTACTGCTAATTTATAACAGCCTCCATAAGCACCCGCTTCTT is a window from the Chryseobacterium sp. T16E-39 genome containing:
- a CDS encoding DUF4292 domain-containing protein translates to MKNWIPFVLLLLLLSSCKTRNASKNNNGGIKDSITTENNNNPKDAGEPVRDKLTFYEHVLIPPQFDQIKINSKVNVETGNFVPTLDATIYIENNKKVWMNLSVLFINAARGLATPEGVKGFDRTSKSYIDSDFEYLNHLLNVNFIDYKSLEKILMGRTFVKISDSQFTLTKNAQGYQLVSSVNQKIVTEEKTREYKISLQYDENYDLLSVQLKDVLSPDQLEISYSNWDEYNKIRLPKNVKIIIKGSKTSQILLENTKFDFSKMEVAYSVPANYKKIEIK
- a CDS encoding glycoside hydrolase family 3 protein; the encoded protein is MNKIVCTSLFIFLFATSKITAQYLPKGISQSEVSKANQWVDKTYNSLSQDEKLGQLFIVALYTNKDEGHISQVRNIVTNDKIGGLILMQDDAAREIALVNEFQQKSKVPLMIGMDAEWGLFQRIAAAHKFPWAMTLGAIQDKNLIYQMSSKIAEDCKRMGINWDFAPVVDVNTNPNNPIIGNRSFGSEVDNVINSALAYSNGLQDNNILAAIKHFPGHGDTNTDSHLDLPVVSHQLDRLNAVELAPFKALMNKGIGGVMVAHLYVPTLESGKGIPASVSKNIITGLLKEKLGYKGLIITDALNMGAVANKYKPGELDALAFKAGNDIMLFSQGVSEGKKLIQKAIDNGEISQSRVEESVKKILLTKYYLGLEKYSPKNPENINGDLNNDSHKVLVQNLYSNALTLLKDEQKLLPLKGKQIYYVPLEEAPYQTFANQLGSTVIIKKAGEINSIPSNSTVIVGLHKDNSTAYKPYKISAESKRILADLTKNQKVILNVFGSAYALKDIDISKVSTVLVSYENNDDSMVATANALMGKTKIWGRLPVLINDQLKAGMGIDLNSTMASDTKVNSTIFTTSKQ
- a CDS encoding DUF4254 domain-containing protein; this encodes MNFTETAWKVFNQSIEDYHVFDDVNNLINNPFEKDSLERILYAKNWIDTVQWHLEDIIRDENINPVEALQLKRTIDASNQQRTDLVEFIDSWFLNKFKNVTPKPDAKINTETPAWAVDRLSILALKVYHMSLEANRTSASEEHRLNCQAKLDVLLIQKEDLSTSINQLLTDIENGDVKMKVYKQMKMYNDESLNPILYQKGQQK
- the ribA gene encoding GTP cyclohydrolase II; translated protein: MIKIQAEANVPTEHGTFRMIAFSENENDWMPHMAIIAENTDFSKPVNVRFHSECITGEVFHSKKCECGQQLDAAMKYIHENGGVIVYLRQEGRNIGIINKLKAYSLQEKGFDTVEANLQLGLPADDRNFNVAIEILNVLEVKDINLLTNNPEKVKYVTESNIHLNSRIPLQIPANDISRGYLKTKKDYFGHLLDDNDN
- the bshA gene encoding N-acetyl-alpha-D-glucosaminyl L-malate synthase BshA, giving the protein MKIGILCYPTYGGSGIVATELGMSLANKGYEVHFISSALPARLDITNPNIFFHRVNVQTYPLFQYQPYDIALSSMIYRVVNLYKLDLLHAHYAIPYAYAAFTAKQMLKEDNNDIPLVTTLHGTDITLVGQHPSYKHAVEFSINKSDAITSVSESLKKDTLQFFNIKKPIQVITNFIDNSEFDECNECQRTQFADPDEKILIHVSNLRPVKRVDEVLQIFKNVHKKVKSKLIIIGEGPDMEKVNQFLEENPDLISKIRLLGKVNDLYRILQLSDVFLLPSEQESFGLAALEAMAAYTPVISSNAGGIPEVNIQGETGFLAEIGNVEAMSNYTIKLLSNDELLSKMKANAKEQAIKFDLKNVLPIYEEMYTTTIANFKNELTQA
- a CDS encoding peptidoglycan DD-metalloendopeptidase family protein; amino-acid sequence: MIKKFSFLIGILLFGLHNGQQNKEQLQKQNAELKKQITQINSDLAKTRNESKLSIAYLNNINKKLTLREKVYANTQKEKRFIEDDIYLRQLEINRQNRELAVLRKNYAEVLVNAYKNKGVQNKVTFILSAKNLGEAIRRVQYLKEYSDYQDKKANEITDAANQIKKTIAQRQKSVTDKQQLLVNQQKDLTTINVERAQKEQLVADFKKNESKLTAELKQKQVQSKALEGQIRSIIAEEIRIAKAEEEARRKAEAEKIRLAKIAAEKEKARIEAENRAKAEALERERKLAEAEAKKAAELAAKRAEEERKRTEEAARAESNARDEARKIAAAKASSEANTRAREAANKLAAAKAAEAALEKRKDDEKKAAESKAMTNFGVSTAAGNNFAENRGKLGFPVDKGQITHRFGRHPHPVFKNIDEENNGIKISVPSGTRAKSVFPGSVSSVLANSDGTKTVMLKHGSYFTIYSNLGSVSVSKGQQVSAGTVVGTVGQDFDGSYTLDFQVWNGTTPVDPLGWVSY
- a CDS encoding twin-arginine translocase TatA/TatE family subunit; its protein translation is METLTILALSWQHILIVAILLVLLFGGKKIPELMRGVGSGIKEFKDAVKEEDKNPSDNKNSSTNNPSSN
- a CDS encoding sugar phosphate nucleotidyltransferase — its product is MKIIVPMAGRGSRLRPHTLTVPKPLIPIAGKPIVQRLVEDIAKVAGENIEEVAFIIGDFGAEIEKSLIQIAEKLGAKGSIYYQNDPLGTAHAIKCAEDSMQGDVVIAFADTLFRADFQLDKNSDGVIWVKSVEDPSAFGVVKLDNYGFITDFVEKPTTFVSDLAIIGIYYFNSAEKLMNEINYIMDNNIKNGGEYQLTTALENLRSKGAKFTLGKVNDWMDCGNKNATVETNSKILAYEKEEMSHYPTSAVIENSLIIQPCFIGENVRISNSKIGPGVSLGNNTVIVNSNIENSLIQENTKINHGNLSNSMIGNSAQYFGVAREISLGDYSVLDFLSK
- a CDS encoding DUF2851 family protein — encoded protein: MTEKLLQYLWNFKVFKNFDFKDIEGNAIEVINFGKWNTDAGPDFLFATIKTNNLVLSGNIELHVKSSDWIFHNHSKDPNYQNIILHVVFQNDVEIEEFNDRKIPTLELKNFIDENILWKYEKLITEDHFIPCEGIFNINSIPINFHEENILKKLDSKSQELEKNLEQSKNNFEAVLFQSLAYSFGLKVNAFIFRQIAESIDHSIINKIRQNKFQMEALLFGISGWLDSPQDEQMEIWKREFDFVKVKYQISDINFRPKFLRLRPPNFPTVRLSQLADLYYQHQNLFSKIILIKNTDELLNVFKNVQASEYWNNHFNFGKISTINQPKTLSPDFIELIILNTVLPLKYTYHKYHNEEIADEIIEFYKNLSPEKNSIIDSWKKLGIKMNHSMETQSLIYHFKSCCEEKNCLQCSIGLRLLKDPTNRGAS